A genomic window from Cucumis melo cultivar AY chromosome 8, USDA_Cmelo_AY_1.0, whole genome shotgun sequence includes:
- the LOC103485347 gene encoding UDP-glycosyltransferase 72E1: MGHLIPFLELANRLVLHHNLQATLFVVGTGSSSAEFALLQKPSPVNIIPLPHASSSLDSNAPIFNIISSMMTASFPFLRSSIAAANPRPVALIVDLFGTPALSIAHELGMLGFVFMTTSAWFLSLSFFYPSFDKSMVDAHVDNHDPLVIPGCTPVRFENTIEVFELNQKEVYVGFGSFASELGTADGILSNTWQDLEPTTLKALSEAGTLGKGKVNEVPIFPIGPLTSNGDPTLESEVLKWLDRQPDESVIYVSFGSGGTLREEQITELAWGLEMSQQRFVWVIRPPAGTESMGTFFTAGRGSSGDDWASEFLPEGFIKRTKEVGLVIPMWGPQAEILSHRSVRGFVTHCGWNSSLESIVNGVAMVTWPLYAEQKMNAAVLTEEVGVAVRVRAEGDGLVKRKEIENKVRMIMEGKEGGGIRERVKGLKISGEKAVTKGGSSYNSLARVASECDIFRRRRDGGCYSLP, translated from the coding sequence ATGGGTCATCTCATCCCCTTCCTCGAACTCGCCAACCGTCTCGTCCTCCACCATAACCTTCAAGCCACCCTCTTCGTCGTCGGTACCGGCTCCTCCTCCGCCGAATTCGCCCTCCTCCAAAAACCCTCCCCCGTCAACATCATCCCTCTTCCACACGCCTCATCCTCCCTGGACTCAAACGCCCCCATCTTCAACATAATCAGCTCCATGATGACCGCCTCTTTCCCCTTCCTCCGCTCCTCCATCGCTGCCGCCAACCCTCGTCCAGTGGCCCTCATCGTAGACCTTTTCGGAACCCCAGCTCTGTCAATAGCCCATGAACTCGGCATGTTGGGCTTCGTTTTCATGACCACTAGTGCTTGGTTCCTCTCTCTCTCGTTTTTTTACCCTTCCTTTGACAAATCAATGGTTGACGCCCACGTCGACAACCACGATCCTCTCGTCATCCCGGGTTGCACCCCGGTCCGGTTCGAAAATACCATCGAGGTGTTCGAATTGAACCAGAAGGAGGTTTACGTGGGATTCGGTAGTTTCGCAAGCGAACTTGGAACTGCTGATGGGATCTTGTCAAACACGTGGCAGGATCTAGAGCCCACAACGCTAAAAGCACTCTCCGAAGCTGGGACCCTCGGTAAAGGGAAAGTCAATGAAGTCCCGATTTTTCCAATTGGACCGTTGACTAGCAATGGCGATCCCACTTTAGAGAGTGAGGTGTTAAAATGGCTTGACCGCCAGCCGGATGAGTCGGTGATATACGTGTCGTTTGGGAGTGGAGGGACGTTACGTGAAGAACAAATCACGGAATTGGCGTGGGGGTTGGAGATGAGCCAGCAGCGGTTTGTTTGGGTGATACGTCCGCCGGCAGGGACGGAATCCATGGGAACGTTTTTCACGGCGGGAAGAGGATCATCAGGGGACGATTGGGCGTCAGAATTCTTGCCGGAAGGGTTCATAAAAAGGACGAAAGAGGTGGGTTTAGTGATTCCGATGTGGGGACCTCAGGCGGAGATTTTGAGTCACAGATCGGTGAGGGGGTTTGTGACGCACTGTGGGTGGAACTCGTCATTAGAGAGCATAGTGAATGGAGTGGCGATGGTGACGTGGCCGTTGTACGCAGAGCAGAAGATGAACGCGGCGGTGCTGACTGAGGAAGTGGGTGTGGCGGTGAGGGTGAGAGCGGAGGGTGACGGATTGGTGAAGAGGAAGGAGATAGAGAATAAGGTGAGGATGATAATGGAGGGTAAAGAAGGTGGGGGAATTAGAGAGAGGGTTAAAGGGCTTAAAATTAGTGGGGAAAAAGCCGTCACTAAGGGTGGGTCTTCGTACAATTCATTGGCTCGTGTGGCTTCGGAATGCGATATTTTCCGGCGCCGGAGAGACGGAGGGTGTTACTCGTTGCCATGA
- the LOC103485024 gene encoding glycerophosphodiester phosphodiesterase GDPDL6-like, with protein sequence MLKCFLVIASLIFISSTFAQHNLPPKEKWLTLKGDHPLVIARGGLSGVFPEASPFANQMAVITGLQNTALYCNLQLTKDGIGFCLTDLRLQNSTNIEDTFPHGRKSYNVNGKILKGWFSVDITSSDLFNRVNLIQSVLSRPSLYDGTLPIAAVEDVLGIKPNQFWLNAEYEAFYAEHDLSVISYLQKALRLMRINFVSSSEIGILKGISGSVNKARTKLIFRFLEANEIEPTTKKTYGALAHELPMIKTFASGILIRKEYIWPIGQDKYVQPATNIVIDAHKLGLEVYASGFANDAIVGYNYSYDPIREYLQFFDNGHFAVDGVLSDFPPAASQAIACYSSFRNNGKPQPGLEQALVISSNGASGDFPGSTDLAYQKAIEEGADVIDCSVQLSKDGVPFCMEMADLLTGTTVITAFSGKTTSIPEIQAEPGIFSFDLTWAEILTLKPQISNPFMASSGLARNPAFKNKGKFMTLPEFLEFSKAKAVSGIMINIQNAAYLASKKGLDMVGTVATALVNATFDKQSTQQVFIRSDDTSVLSIFMNKFPNFIRVLTVDSKIGDAPKEALEEIKHHAQVVAIPRGSIIEITNYFTTGLTKVVAEMKASNLSVFVYVMRNEYVSLPFDYYSEASVEVSTFVDYFHVDGIITEFPNTAKRYMTCPCRPTQQNPEKAPYIIVPPEIGMMMNMVEPEAKPPTDPPMPPLDAKDIVDPPLPGVNKMQTSTPADAADTPAAAAPSGSVSNVANLFVSLLSVVALTFFISL encoded by the exons ATGCTAAAGTGTTTTTTGGTCATAGCTTCGTTGATCTTCATCTCCTCCACATTTGCACAACACAATCTCCCTCCTAAAGAAAAATGGCTCACTTTGAAAG GGGATCATCCACTAGTAATAGCAAGAGGAGGATTATCTGGAGTGTTTCCAGAAGCAAGCCCTTTTGCAAATCAAATGGCTGTGATTACAGGTTTACAAAACACAGCATTGTATTGTAATCTTCAACTCACCAAAGATGGGATTGGCTTTTGCTTAACTGATCTTAGGCTTCAAAATTCAACCAATATTGAAGATACCTTCCCTCACGGTCGCAAGTCTTATAATGTCAATGGAAAGATTCTCAAAGGATGGTTCTCTGTTGATATCACGTCTAGTGATCTCTTTAACAGAGTCAACT TGATTCAAAGTGTCCTCTCTCGACCTAGTCTCTACGACGGTACTTTGCCAATCGCGGCTGTTGAAGATGTCCTTGGAATTAAACCGAATCAATTCTGGTTGAATGCCGAG TATGAAGCGTTCTATGCAGAACATGATCTGAGTGTAATATCGTACCTTCAAAAGGCATTGAGATTGATGCGAATAAACTTTGTATCATCTTCGGAGATTGGTATATTGAAAGGGATAAGTGGGAGTGTGAATAAAGCTAGAACAAAGCTGATATTCAGATTCTTAGAagctaatgaaatagagccaacAACAAAGAAAACTTATGGTGCCTTGGCTCATGAACTTCCTATGATTAAGACATTTGCCTCAGGAATTCTGATCAGAAAAGAATATATTTGGCCAATTGGTCAAGACAAGTATGTGCAGCCTGCAACAAACATTGTCATTGATGCTCATAAGCTTGGCTTGGAAGTTTATGCTTCTGGCTTTGCAAATGATGCCATTGTTGGTTACAATTATAGTTATGATCCAATCCGTGAGTACCTTCAGTTTTTTGATAATGGCCATTTTGCTGTTGATGGAGTCCTTTCTGATTTCCCTCCCGCTGCTTCTCAAGCCATTG CCTGCTATTCGAGTTTTCGTAACAATGGAAAACCTCAGCCTG GATTAGAGCAAGCATTGGTGATAAGCAGCAATGGAGCAAGTGGGGATTTCCCAGGCTCAACTGACCTTGCTTACCAAAAAGCAATTGAGGAAGGAGCTGATGTCATTGATTGTTCAGTTCAATTATCAAAAGATGGAGTTCCTTTCTGTATGGAAATGGCAGATCTTTTGACAGGTACTACTGTTATCACTGCCTTCTCAGGAAAAACTACAAGTATCCCTGAAATTCAAGCTGAACCTGGAATCTTCTCTTTTGATCTTACTTGGGCTGAGATTCTTACTCTCAAAC CTCAAATTTCAAACCCTTTCATGGCCTCTTCTGGTCTTGCTCGTAATCCAGCCTTTAAGAACAAGGGCAAGTTCATGACACTGCCTGAGTTTCTTGAGTTTTCTAAAGCCAAAGCTGTTTCTGGGATTATGATCAACATCCAA AACGCGGCGTATTTGGCTTCAAAGAAAGGTCTGGACATGGTGGGAACTGTAGCAACAGCCTTAGTCAATGCCACTTTTGACAAACAATCAACACAACAAGTTTTCATTAGATCAGATGATACTTCTGTGCTGTCCATTTTTATGAATAAGTTCCCAAATTTCATTAGAGTTTTAACTGTTGATTCAAAGATTGGAGATGCCCCAAAAGAAGCCCTTGAAGAAATCAAACACCATGCTCAAGTTGTGGCCATTCCTCGTGGCTCTATCATTGAAATAACAAACTATTTCACTACTGGCCTCACTAAAGTTGTTGCTGAAATGAAGGCTTCCAATCTCtctgtctttgtttatgtcatGAGAAATGAATATGTTTCCTTGCCCTTTGATTACTACTCTGAGGCCTCCGTGGAGGTTTCTACTTTTGTTGACTACTTCCACGTCGATGGCATCATTACTGAATTCCCCAATACTGCAAAACGATATATGA CATGTCCATGCCGACCGACTCAGCAGAACCCAGAAAAAGCTCCTTATATAATAGTACCACCTGAAATTGGTATGATGATGAATATGGTGGAGCCAGAGGCTAAACCACCTACTGATCCTCCAATGCCGCCGTTGGATGCCAAAGACATTGTCGATCCACCGCTCCCGGGGGTGAACAAAATGCAAACGTCGACTCCTGCAGATGCTGCAGACACGCCTGCGGCAGCCGCCCCATCAGGCAGTGTATCAAATGTTGCTAACTTGTTTGTTTCTCTACTCTCAGTTGTTGCGCTTACCTTCTTCATATCACTGTAA
- the LOC103485025 gene encoding aminopeptidase P1 — MADTLSALRILMASHSPPLDALVVPSEDYHQSEYVSARDKRREFVSGFTGSTGLALVTQREALLWTDGRYFLQAIQQLSDQWKLMRMGEDPPVDLWMADNLPADAAVGVDPWCVSVDTAQRWIHAFSKKEQKLVQTTTNLVDEVWKNRPPPEINPVMIHPLEFTGRSVEDKLKTLRTKLSQEKAHGLIVTGLDEVAWLYNIRGSDVSYCPVVHAFAIVTLNSAFFYVDKRKVSDEVRLYMEQNGIEVRDYSAVITDVSLLASNQLNLSSFVKGSEVRANVEVELSSIDIAGSNGTKVESQSSGLIWVDPAQCCYALYSKLNSDKVLLQQSPLALEKALKNSVELDGLKKAHIRDGAAVVQYLVWLDKQLQETYGASGYFLEGDGVRKPKPSDSKKLTEVSVSDKLEAFRASKEHFRGLSFPTISSVGSNAAIIHYGAKAETCAELDPESIYLFDSGAQYLDGTTDITRTVHFGLPSAHEKACYTAVLKGHIALGNARFPNGTNGHSLDILARVPLWKDGLDYRHGTGHGIGSFLNVHEGPHLISFRPQARNVPLQASMTVTDEPGYYEDGAFGIRLENVLVVKDANTKFNFGDKGYLSFEHITWAPYQRKLINTSLLTFEELNWVNTYHSQCRDILAPYLDESEKLWLNKATEPITA, encoded by the exons atggCGGATACTCTAAGCGCTTTGCGAATTCTAATGGCGTCTCATTCTCCTCCTCTTGATGCCTTGGTTGTTCCTTCTGAGGATTATCACCAG AGTGAATATGTATCTGCGAGAGATAAACGCCGAGAATTTGTTTCAGGTTTCACCGGGAGTACTG GTCTGGCACTTGTAACCCAGAGAGAAGCATTACTGTGGACCGATGGGCGGTATTTTCTGCAGGCAATTCAACAGCTTAGTGATCAATGGAAACTTATGCGGATGGGGGAGGATCCTCCTGTTGATCTCTGGATGGCAGAT AATCTGCCAGCTGATGCAGCTGTTGGAGTAGATCCGTGGTGTGTGTCCGTGGACACAGCACAAAGGTGGATTCACGCATTTTCCAAGAAGGAGCAGAAGCTGGTTCAAACCACCACAAACTTAGTTGATGAAGTTTGGAAGAACCGACCACCACCAGAAATAAATCCTGTTATGATACACCCACTGGAGTTTACTGGCCGCTCTGTTGAAGACAAGTTGAAGACTTTGAGAACAAAACTTTCACAAGAGAAAGCTCATGGTTTAATTGTGACTGGACTTGATGAA GTAGCTTGGTTGTACAACATCCGTGGGAGTGATGTGTCGTACTGTCCAGTTGTACATGCATTTGCAATAGTGACGCTCAATTCAGCATTCTTTTATGTGGACAAGAGGAAGGTGTCTGATGAG GTGCGCTTGTACATGGAGCAAAATGGAATTGAAGTTCGGGATTATAGTGCCGTAATAACAGATGTGTCCTTACTTGCATCTAATCAACTTAACTTGTCATCTTTTGTGAAAGGATCTGAAGTTAGGGCTAATGTGGAAGTAGAACTTAGTTCGATTGACATAGCAGGATCTAATGGAACTAAAGTAGAAAGCCAGAGTTCTGGCCTTATATGGGTTGATCCTGCCCAATGCTGCTATGCTTTGTATTCTAAACTGAACTCTGATAAGGTTCTCCTACAGCAGTCACCATTGGCCCTTGAAAAAGCACTAAAG AACTCTGTTGAGTTGGACGGACTAAAGAAGGCGCACATTCGGGATGGTGCAGCTGTTGTACAATATCTTGTGTGGTTGGACAAGCAG CTGCAAGAGACTTATGGGGCATCTGGTTACTTTCTTGAAGGGGATGGAGTGAGGAAGCCCAAACCATC GGACTCAAAGAAACTGACAGAAGTTAGCGTAAGTGATAAGCTTGAGGCTTTCCGAGCATCAAAGGAG CATTTTAGGGGCCTAAGTTTCCCTACTATTTCATCTGTTGGTTCAAATGCTGCGATTATACATTATGGAGCAAAAGCAGAGACGTGTGCTGAGTTGGATCCTGAAAGCATCTATCTTTTTGACTCGGGAGCTCAG TATTTGGACGGAACAACCGATATCACGCGAACAGTCCATTTTGGATTGCCTTCAGCACATGAAAAAGCCTGTTATACTGCC GTTCTCAAAGGCCATATTGCTTTGGGAAATGCAAGATTTCCAAATGGCACAAACG GCCATTCGTTGGACATTCTTGCTCGAGTTCCTTTGTGGAAGGACGGTCTGGATTATCGACATGGCACTGGCCATGGAATTGGTTCTTTCCTTAATGTTCACGaag gaCCCCATTTGATTAGTTTCAGACCACAGGCTCGAAATGTTCCACTTCAAGCTTCAATGACCGTTACGGACG AGCCTGGCTATTACGAAGATGGTGCCTTCGGTATCAGATTGGAGAATGTACTTGTAGTGAAGGATGCCAACACAAAATTTAATTTCGGCGATAAAGGCTACCTATCATTCGAACACATAACATGG GCACCATACCAAAGAAAGTTGATCAACACAAGTCTTCTCACATTTGAAGAATTGAATTGGGTGAACACCTATCATTCACAATGTAGAGATATTCTTGCTCCATATTTGGATGAATCCGAGAAGCTATGGCTAAATAAAGCCACTGAGCCTATAACTGCCTGA
- the LOC103485026 gene encoding probable NAD(P)H dehydrogenase (quinone) FQR1-like 2 produces MGKGGGCVPSKKKVPSSIADADATDDVRPRDTGTTPPISVEEDHTQIASSGNATSEVSVSASHPVEKLKIFIVFYSMYGHVESLAKRMKKGVDGVDGFEGILYRVPETLPVEVLDQMKAPPKDPSIPEISAAELVAADGILFGFPTRFGCMAAQMKAFFDSTGQLWKEQKLAGKPAGFFVSTGTQGGGQETTAWTAITQLAHHGMLFVPIGYTFGAGMFTIDTIRGGSPYGAGAFAGDGSRQPSETELALAEHQGKYMAATVKKLFPA; encoded by the exons ATGGGGAAGGGAGGAGGTTGTGTTCCCAGCAAGAAGAAGGTTCCTTCATCTATTGCCGACGCCGACGCCACCGATGATGTAAGGCCACGCGACACCGGAACAACACCCCCGATCTCTGTTGAAGAAGATCACACACAAATTGCTTCATCCGGCAATGCCACTTCCGAAGTCTCTGTCTCCGCGTCGCATCCAGTTGAGAAATTGAAGATATTCATCGTGTTTTACTCCATGTATGGTCATGTCGAAAGCTTGGCGAAGAGGATGAAGAAAGGGGTTGATGGGGTTGATGGTTTTGAGGGGATTTTGTATCGGGTGCCGGAAACCTTGCCGGTCGAGGTTCTCGACCAGATGAAAGCGCCACCCAAGGACCCGTCTATTCCCGAGATTTCTGCTGCTGAATTAGTGGCTGCCGATGGCATTTTGTTTGGCTTTCCCACTAGGTTTGGGTGTATGGCAGCGCAAATGAAGGCGTTCTTTGATTCGACAGGGCAGCTCTGGAAGGAGCAGAAGCTTGCAGGGAAGCCTGCTGGGTTCTTTGTTAGCACAGGAACTCAAGGGGGCGGCCAAGAAACAACTGC ATGGACTGCAATTACCCAGTTAGCACACCATGGAATGCTGTTTGTTCCCATCGGCTACACTTTCGGTGCTGGTATGTTTACGATAGACACAATACGAGGGGGGTCTCCTTATGGTGCAGGAGCTTTTGCTGGTGATGGCTCGAGACAGCCAAGTGAAACAGAGTTGGCGCTTGCAGAGCATCAGGGCAAATACATGGCTGCTACAGTCAAAAAACTTTTCCCGGCTTGA